The following is a genomic window from Carassius auratus strain Wakin unplaced genomic scaffold, ASM336829v1 scaf_tig00215695, whole genome shotgun sequence.
GACGCTTCTGTCTCTCTGCTTCCTCATTAGCTGATTTAGTAACCAGCTCTAAGATGAAGTCATCAGTCACTGTCAAGTCAGAGATGTGAGGCTTAATGTCCGATCTGATATTACCATTTTTCTCATTTAGCCCCTGATACAGTGTATGAAGGAACACTCCCTGCACCAGTCGTTTGTCATAGTTAAACTCTGATCCATGTTGTGATGCAGAGATAATTTTTTGTTTCAACCCCATTAGTCTATAGACAAACTGCTGTGGAGTTTCTTTATCATGCTGCTTAGCATTGCTAAGCTCCTGAAACAATTCAGTGCTACTTCGTTCTCTCATATGCGACTTTAAGAACCGTTTCAGTTCTGCAACAGTGAGATCATCTTTGTTGGTCAACATATCTTTAAAGTTACCTGGTTTGATCATTCTTAACACTGTGCGTATGATTTCAGATTCAGAGAATTTTTCTTTCAAACCCTCATCAATTTGTTTGCATACACTGTTGTAACTCATATCTGAACTAGCATCTGAAATTACACCACCATGCATTTTGAAATCTCTGCGGGGCAACAAAGCAGTAACATCAGTCAATCTAACCAGCCCAGATACCTGTTCTGTCATTGATGACCCACCACTAACATCTTTACCATTGTTTGCAGTGTCCATGTCTGATTCACTCCCCTTGCTGGATTTTAGTTCATCAATCTTGTCTTTGATGATCAGCAAACGAGACATACCTTCATCTTCAAGCGTTCTAAGCTGATCGCTTTTCATGTAGTCCACGATGAATTCAAAAAGTTCAGGTTCATTGGTACCCGTCACTTTAGGAACCTCCAAGCCCCTTTCATCT
Proteins encoded in this region:
- the LOC113095382 gene encoding uncharacterized protein LOC113095382 — its product is MASSAPLRALQWDIQKQLHLLSEEQLYSLASSLEDERGLEVPKVTGTNEPELFEFIVDYMKSDQLRTLEDEGMSRLLIIKDKIDELKSSKGSESDMDTANNGKDVSGGSSMTEQVSGLVRLTDVTALLPRRDFKMHGGVISDASSDMSYNSVCKQIDEGLKEKFSESEIIRTVLRMIKPGNFKDMLTNKDDLTVAELKRFLKSHMRERSSTELFQELSNAKQHDKETPQQFVYRLMGLKQKIISASQHGSEFNYDKRLVQGVFLHTLYQGLNEKNGNIRSDIKPHISDLTVTDDFILELVTKSANEEAERQKRLSTVYKHKLLTVSSSQSQEDSEKSYDTLHKRMEGEARANRTALMELTAQVAALTENLEKMMRHPAAIESQTATPLMNVEVSDKPVSKRRCDDCIQRGNQDCCHCFRCGQAGHRAVGCLKKGTKVGNGRRSLVRDNQ